From Nicotiana tabacum cultivar K326 chromosome 22, ASM71507v2, whole genome shotgun sequence, one genomic window encodes:
- the LOC107816983 gene encoding tyrosine decarboxylase 2 isoform X4: protein MVTKWWISLLIITRISRTFLFSVKFSPVIYVSYFLKPHLLILRHCKTFLKACNLDLVPFDPDIQTKILPGVTHWQSPDYFAYFPSNSSVAGFLGEMLSAGINMVGFSWITSPAATELEMIVLDWLAKALKLPDEFLSTGQGGGVIQGTASEAVLVVLLAARDKVLRRVGKDAIGKLVVYCSDQTHSALQKACQIGGIHPENFRMLKAVSCRDYALSPDALSEAVSHDLATGLIPFFFCATIGTTSSTAVDPLPALGKITKSNSMWFHVDAAYAGSACICPEFRHYIDGVEEADSFNMNAHKWFLTNFDCSALWVKDRSALIQSLSTNPEFLKNKASQGNLVVDYKDWQIPLGRRFRSLKLWMVLRLYGLEKLQAYVRNHIELARRFEEHIAQDQRFEIVTPRKFSLVCFRLRPPQSNEDYANKLNHDLLDAVNSTGKLFISHTVLSNRYILRLAVGAPLTEERHILAAWKVFQDEAATLLSKC from the exons ATGGTCACAAAATGGTGGATTTCATTGCTGATTATTACAAGAATATCGAGAACTTTCCTGTTCTCAGTCAAGTTCAG CCCGGTTATCTACGTAAGCTACTTCCTGAAACCGCACCTGCTCATTCTGAGACATTGCAAGACGTTCTTGAAG GCGTGTAATTTGGATCTCGTGCCATTTGATCCAGATATTCAGACAAAAATATTACCGGGGGTGACTCATTGGCAGAGCCCAGATTACTTTGCATATTTTCCTTCTAATAGTAGTGTAGCTGGATTTTTGGGGGAGATGCTCAGTGCCGGGATTAACATGGTTGGTTTTAGTTGGATAACTTCCCCAGCAGCAACCGAGCTCGAAATGATCGTTTTGGATTGGCTTGCTAAAGCACTTAAGTTGCCCGATGAATTCCTTTCAACAG GTCAAGGAGGTGGAGTCATACAGGGCACAGCAAGTGAAGCTGTTCTAGTTGTGCTTTTAGCTGCCCGGGACAAGGTTCTGAGAAGGGTCGGAAAAGATGCAATTGGAAAACTGGTGGTCTATTGTTCTGATCAAACTCATTCTGCTTTACAGAAAGCTTGCCAG ATAGGAGGAATTCATCCTGAGAATTTTCGGATGCTGAAAGCAGTCTCATGCAGGGATTATGCTCTTTCTCCTGACGCACTTTCAGAAGCTGTATCACATGACCTGGCCACTGGTTTAATACCCTTCTTCTTTTGTGCTACT ATTGGTACAACATCTTCCACTGCTGTGGATCCTTTGCCTGCCCTGGGAAAGATTACCAAG AGTAATAGCATGTGGTTTCATGTGGATGCTGCCTACGCTGGAAGTGCATGTATCTGTCCAGAATTCCGGCACTATATTGATGGTGTAGAAGAAGCTGATTCTTTCAACATGAATGCACATAAGTGGTTCCTGACAAACTTTGACTGTTCAGCTCTCTGGGTCAAG GACCGGAGTGCACTTATCCAGTCACTGTCAACAAATCCTGAATTTCTCAAAAACAAA GCTTCTCAAGGAAACTTGGTTGTGGATTACAAAGACTGGCAAATTCCTCTTGGGCGCAGGTTCAG ATCATTGAAGCTGTGGATGGTATTGAGACTCTATGGGCTGGAAAAGCTTCAAGCTTACGTAAGAAATCATATAGAACTAGCAAGGCGTTTTGAGGAACACATTGCTCAAGACCAGAGGTTTGAG ATTGTCACCCCTCGGAAGTTCTCTTTGGTTTGCTTTCGCTTACGACCACCTCAGAGTAATGAAGATTATGCCAATAAACTGAACCATGACCTGCTAGATGCTGTTAACTCAACTGGGAAATTGTTTATTTCTCACACG GTTCTTTCAAATAGATACATACTACGCCTTGCAGTAGGGGCCCCACTGACAGAAGAGAGGCACATTCTTGCAGCTTGGAAAGTTTTTCAAGATGAGGCTGCTACATTGTTAAGCAAATGTTAA
- the LOC107816983 gene encoding tyrosine decarboxylase 2 isoform X2 has translation MVREGELKPMDAEQLREYGHKMVDFIADYYKNIENFPVLSQVQPGYLRKLLPETAPAHSETLQDVLEDIQTKILPGVTHWQSPDYFAYFPSNSSVAGFLGEMLSAGINMVGFSWITSPAATELEMIVLDWLAKALKLPDEFLSTGQGGGVIQGTASEAVLVVLLAARDKVLRRVGKDAIGKLVVYCSDQTHSALQKACQIGGIHPENFRMLKAVSCRDYALSPDALSEAVSHDLATGLIPFFFCATIGTTSSTAVDPLPALGKITKSNSMWFHVDAAYAGSACICPEFRHYIDGVEEADSFNMNAHKWFLTNFDCSALWVKDRSALIQSLSTNPEFLKNKASQGNLVVDYKDWQIPLGRRFRSLKLWMVLRLYGLEKLQAYVRNHIELARRFEEHIAQDQRFEIVTPRKFSLVCFRLRPPQSNEDYANKLNHDLLDAVNSTGKLFISHTVLSNRYILRLAVGAPLTEERHILAAWKVFQDEAATLLSKC, from the exons ATGGTTAGGGAGGGTGAATTGAAGCCCATGGATGCAGAGCAACTGAGAGAATATGGTCACAAAATGGTGGATTTCATTGCTGATTATTACAAGAATATCGAGAACTTTCCTGTTCTCAGTCAAGTTCAG CCCGGTTATCTACGTAAGCTACTTCCTGAAACCGCACCTGCTCATTCTGAGACATTGCAAGACGTTCTTGAAG ATATTCAGACAAAAATATTACCGGGGGTGACTCATTGGCAGAGCCCAGATTACTTTGCATATTTTCCTTCTAATAGTAGTGTAGCTGGATTTTTGGGGGAGATGCTCAGTGCCGGGATTAACATGGTTGGTTTTAGTTGGATAACTTCCCCAGCAGCAACCGAGCTCGAAATGATCGTTTTGGATTGGCTTGCTAAAGCACTTAAGTTGCCCGATGAATTCCTTTCAACAG GTCAAGGAGGTGGAGTCATACAGGGCACAGCAAGTGAAGCTGTTCTAGTTGTGCTTTTAGCTGCCCGGGACAAGGTTCTGAGAAGGGTCGGAAAAGATGCAATTGGAAAACTGGTGGTCTATTGTTCTGATCAAACTCATTCTGCTTTACAGAAAGCTTGCCAG ATAGGAGGAATTCATCCTGAGAATTTTCGGATGCTGAAAGCAGTCTCATGCAGGGATTATGCTCTTTCTCCTGACGCACTTTCAGAAGCTGTATCACATGACCTGGCCACTGGTTTAATACCCTTCTTCTTTTGTGCTACT ATTGGTACAACATCTTCCACTGCTGTGGATCCTTTGCCTGCCCTGGGAAAGATTACCAAG AGTAATAGCATGTGGTTTCATGTGGATGCTGCCTACGCTGGAAGTGCATGTATCTGTCCAGAATTCCGGCACTATATTGATGGTGTAGAAGAAGCTGATTCTTTCAACATGAATGCACATAAGTGGTTCCTGACAAACTTTGACTGTTCAGCTCTCTGGGTCAAG GACCGGAGTGCACTTATCCAGTCACTGTCAACAAATCCTGAATTTCTCAAAAACAAA GCTTCTCAAGGAAACTTGGTTGTGGATTACAAAGACTGGCAAATTCCTCTTGGGCGCAGGTTCAG ATCATTGAAGCTGTGGATGGTATTGAGACTCTATGGGCTGGAAAAGCTTCAAGCTTACGTAAGAAATCATATAGAACTAGCAAGGCGTTTTGAGGAACACATTGCTCAAGACCAGAGGTTTGAG ATTGTCACCCCTCGGAAGTTCTCTTTGGTTTGCTTTCGCTTACGACCACCTCAGAGTAATGAAGATTATGCCAATAAACTGAACCATGACCTGCTAGATGCTGTTAACTCAACTGGGAAATTGTTTATTTCTCACACG GTTCTTTCAAATAGATACATACTACGCCTTGCAGTAGGGGCCCCACTGACAGAAGAGAGGCACATTCTTGCAGCTTGGAAAGTTTTTCAAGATGAGGCTGCTACATTGTTAAGCAAATGTTAA
- the LOC107816983 gene encoding tyrosine decarboxylase 2 isoform X3 encodes MEGELKPMDAEQLREYGHKMVDFIADYYKNIENFPVLSQVQPGYLRKLLPETAPAHSETLQDVLEDIQTKILPGVTHWQSPDYFAYFPSNSSVAGFLGEMLSAGINMVGFSWITSPAATELEMIVLDWLAKALKLPDEFLSTGQGGGVIQGTASEAVLVVLLAARDKVLRRVGKDAIGKLVVYCSDQTHSALQKACQIGGIHPENFRMLKAVSCRDYALSPDALSEAVSHDLATGLIPFFFCATIGTTSSTAVDPLPALGKITKSNSMWFHVDAAYAGSACICPEFRHYIDGVEEADSFNMNAHKWFLTNFDCSALWVKDRSALIQSLSTNPEFLKNKASQGNLVVDYKDWQIPLGRRFRSLKLWMVLRLYGLEKLQAYVRNHIELARRFEEHIAQDQRFEIVTPRKFSLVCFRLRPPQSNEDYANKLNHDLLDAVNSTGKLFISHTVLSNRYILRLAVGAPLTEERHILAAWKVFQDEAATLLSKC; translated from the exons AT GGAGGGTGAATTGAAGCCCATGGATGCAGAGCAACTGAGAGAATATGGTCACAAAATGGTGGATTTCATTGCTGATTATTACAAGAATATCGAGAACTTTCCTGTTCTCAGTCAAGTTCAG CCCGGTTATCTACGTAAGCTACTTCCTGAAACCGCACCTGCTCATTCTGAGACATTGCAAGACGTTCTTGAAG ATATTCAGACAAAAATATTACCGGGGGTGACTCATTGGCAGAGCCCAGATTACTTTGCATATTTTCCTTCTAATAGTAGTGTAGCTGGATTTTTGGGGGAGATGCTCAGTGCCGGGATTAACATGGTTGGTTTTAGTTGGATAACTTCCCCAGCAGCAACCGAGCTCGAAATGATCGTTTTGGATTGGCTTGCTAAAGCACTTAAGTTGCCCGATGAATTCCTTTCAACAG GTCAAGGAGGTGGAGTCATACAGGGCACAGCAAGTGAAGCTGTTCTAGTTGTGCTTTTAGCTGCCCGGGACAAGGTTCTGAGAAGGGTCGGAAAAGATGCAATTGGAAAACTGGTGGTCTATTGTTCTGATCAAACTCATTCTGCTTTACAGAAAGCTTGCCAG ATAGGAGGAATTCATCCTGAGAATTTTCGGATGCTGAAAGCAGTCTCATGCAGGGATTATGCTCTTTCTCCTGACGCACTTTCAGAAGCTGTATCACATGACCTGGCCACTGGTTTAATACCCTTCTTCTTTTGTGCTACT ATTGGTACAACATCTTCCACTGCTGTGGATCCTTTGCCTGCCCTGGGAAAGATTACCAAG AGTAATAGCATGTGGTTTCATGTGGATGCTGCCTACGCTGGAAGTGCATGTATCTGTCCAGAATTCCGGCACTATATTGATGGTGTAGAAGAAGCTGATTCTTTCAACATGAATGCACATAAGTGGTTCCTGACAAACTTTGACTGTTCAGCTCTCTGGGTCAAG GACCGGAGTGCACTTATCCAGTCACTGTCAACAAATCCTGAATTTCTCAAAAACAAA GCTTCTCAAGGAAACTTGGTTGTGGATTACAAAGACTGGCAAATTCCTCTTGGGCGCAGGTTCAG ATCATTGAAGCTGTGGATGGTATTGAGACTCTATGGGCTGGAAAAGCTTCAAGCTTACGTAAGAAATCATATAGAACTAGCAAGGCGTTTTGAGGAACACATTGCTCAAGACCAGAGGTTTGAG ATTGTCACCCCTCGGAAGTTCTCTTTGGTTTGCTTTCGCTTACGACCACCTCAGAGTAATGAAGATTATGCCAATAAACTGAACCATGACCTGCTAGATGCTGTTAACTCAACTGGGAAATTGTTTATTTCTCACACG GTTCTTTCAAATAGATACATACTACGCCTTGCAGTAGGGGCCCCACTGACAGAAGAGAGGCACATTCTTGCAGCTTGGAAAGTTTTTCAAGATGAGGCTGCTACATTGTTAAGCAAATGTTAA
- the LOC107816983 gene encoding tyrosine decarboxylase 2 isoform X1 — protein sequence MEGELKPMDAEQLREYGHKMVDFIADYYKNIENFPVLSQVQPGYLRKLLPETAPAHSETLQDVLEGWQACNLDLVPFDPDIQTKILPGVTHWQSPDYFAYFPSNSSVAGFLGEMLSAGINMVGFSWITSPAATELEMIVLDWLAKALKLPDEFLSTGQGGGVIQGTASEAVLVVLLAARDKVLRRVGKDAIGKLVVYCSDQTHSALQKACQIGGIHPENFRMLKAVSCRDYALSPDALSEAVSHDLATGLIPFFFCATIGTTSSTAVDPLPALGKITKSNSMWFHVDAAYAGSACICPEFRHYIDGVEEADSFNMNAHKWFLTNFDCSALWVKDRSALIQSLSTNPEFLKNKASQGNLVVDYKDWQIPLGRRFRSLKLWMVLRLYGLEKLQAYVRNHIELARRFEEHIAQDQRFEIVTPRKFSLVCFRLRPPQSNEDYANKLNHDLLDAVNSTGKLFISHTVLSNRYILRLAVGAPLTEERHILAAWKVFQDEAATLLSKC from the exons AT GGAGGGTGAATTGAAGCCCATGGATGCAGAGCAACTGAGAGAATATGGTCACAAAATGGTGGATTTCATTGCTGATTATTACAAGAATATCGAGAACTTTCCTGTTCTCAGTCAAGTTCAG CCCGGTTATCTACGTAAGCTACTTCCTGAAACCGCACCTGCTCATTCTGAGACATTGCAAGACGTTCTTGAAG GATGGCAGGCGTGTAATTTGGATCTCGTGCCATTTGATCCAGATATTCAGACAAAAATATTACCGGGGGTGACTCATTGGCAGAGCCCAGATTACTTTGCATATTTTCCTTCTAATAGTAGTGTAGCTGGATTTTTGGGGGAGATGCTCAGTGCCGGGATTAACATGGTTGGTTTTAGTTGGATAACTTCCCCAGCAGCAACCGAGCTCGAAATGATCGTTTTGGATTGGCTTGCTAAAGCACTTAAGTTGCCCGATGAATTCCTTTCAACAG GTCAAGGAGGTGGAGTCATACAGGGCACAGCAAGTGAAGCTGTTCTAGTTGTGCTTTTAGCTGCCCGGGACAAGGTTCTGAGAAGGGTCGGAAAAGATGCAATTGGAAAACTGGTGGTCTATTGTTCTGATCAAACTCATTCTGCTTTACAGAAAGCTTGCCAG ATAGGAGGAATTCATCCTGAGAATTTTCGGATGCTGAAAGCAGTCTCATGCAGGGATTATGCTCTTTCTCCTGACGCACTTTCAGAAGCTGTATCACATGACCTGGCCACTGGTTTAATACCCTTCTTCTTTTGTGCTACT ATTGGTACAACATCTTCCACTGCTGTGGATCCTTTGCCTGCCCTGGGAAAGATTACCAAG AGTAATAGCATGTGGTTTCATGTGGATGCTGCCTACGCTGGAAGTGCATGTATCTGTCCAGAATTCCGGCACTATATTGATGGTGTAGAAGAAGCTGATTCTTTCAACATGAATGCACATAAGTGGTTCCTGACAAACTTTGACTGTTCAGCTCTCTGGGTCAAG GACCGGAGTGCACTTATCCAGTCACTGTCAACAAATCCTGAATTTCTCAAAAACAAA GCTTCTCAAGGAAACTTGGTTGTGGATTACAAAGACTGGCAAATTCCTCTTGGGCGCAGGTTCAG ATCATTGAAGCTGTGGATGGTATTGAGACTCTATGGGCTGGAAAAGCTTCAAGCTTACGTAAGAAATCATATAGAACTAGCAAGGCGTTTTGAGGAACACATTGCTCAAGACCAGAGGTTTGAG ATTGTCACCCCTCGGAAGTTCTCTTTGGTTTGCTTTCGCTTACGACCACCTCAGAGTAATGAAGATTATGCCAATAAACTGAACCATGACCTGCTAGATGCTGTTAACTCAACTGGGAAATTGTTTATTTCTCACACG GTTCTTTCAAATAGATACATACTACGCCTTGCAGTAGGGGCCCCACTGACAGAAGAGAGGCACATTCTTGCAGCTTGGAAAGTTTTTCAAGATGAGGCTGCTACATTGTTAAGCAAATGTTAA